A window of Daphnia pulicaria isolate SC F1-1A chromosome 4, SC_F0-13Bv2, whole genome shotgun sequence genomic DNA:
tttgttttcataTGATTAATTTCAAGCGGGGAAGTGTAAGTGTAACACACAAGATTTAATTTGATAGTGAATGAAACAGAAAATCACATTGAAAATTACTAGCATTTTATATTTCCAGTTAACTTCTgttaataattgaatttagatGTTGAAGCTCCCTCATAAGTCTCAATATAAATTTACCTTGAACATGACATTTTAAGGTCCTGGAGGATTGCACGAGATGGGCTACAAGGCAATTGGATTAAAATGAACTAGTGTTAGATACGAACATGAATAATCAAAATTAGAACGGTCTTACTTGGTCACAATATGGACACGCTCCAAATACTTTATTCCCCTGCTTTCTTATCGTCTCTCTTAAACTTCGAAGCCACtgcgaatgaaaaaataaaaataaacaggaatttttaaataattgcgcTGAAAGATGCTACAgtatacaaaaaagaaaataccacAATACATGGCTAGCTGCTATAAATTAAACTCAATTAAGTAAAGCACTCGTATTACCTCGTATAGACAATAGATGTGGAATGATTGTCCGCAGTGAGAATTGTCACAAGTGCGCGATGGAACTTCGCCATTGAGGCGTTCTGAGTAGCAAATACAACAGGTCACCTCATGACTCTCTGCTGTTTGTTCACAAGTTTGTTTCGACGGTAGGGATATCTCGAGAAGTCTTTCGAGATTGGTAGTTATTGGGAAATCGCTGTTCCAAGTCTGAAATTTCCGCCATTATGATTAGACATAAACTTATTTAAGcatttataattaaaaaaatcaataaataaaaaaaaaatcaaataataagagACGTACCTCAACTCGATCTAAAATTTTCTCTCGGAAAACAAACACAGCCGTTTCAGACCCAAGCCAAGTAATAGAGGGGAAAATGCGAGGGTGATTTGGATCTACTTCTATTTTCAGAGACACGTTTGGAGCTgttggaaaaatataaaatttttatttttattctaattgTAATGACGTGAACGACATACTGAAAAATCCAGTAACATACCAATAGATATTTTCCTGTATGTATCACGTCTTGAGGGGTTTTCAGGTTCTAGAACCCAACATCTACTGTCCAACTCATCCATTGTTTCCCAGAAATCTTGGTAATGTTCTGTTTCTTCACAAAATATGTTGTACATTTCAATCAGTGTACTAGtgctctaaaaaataaaattttttgaatacttgagttgtaagtaaaaaaaaaattacaccaaaaacaaaaaacacataaaCAATAATTAATTACCTCATGCCATTCAAAGTTTATGATTCTGGGAAACTCTGTTGAAAACTCTGGCAAATCATTGTTAaatttgacattcaaaatgtgtTCACGATTCAAAGAATCATACATTTTCAGCCTGATCTCAGTGAAATCATGATTAACACTTGAGAGCTTCTCCCAGCCTATTTTATCAATATCATCCAGAATGTTTGAGTAATCTACCGCTCTTAGTTTATCCTTGTCAATAATACAGGAATCTGTTGTGTGATCTTTCTAAATatacaacaataaaatttcattgtggcattagttatttttgttattgaaattatACACAATAAAGTAACCAACGATTAGGAGgaccaatttttcaacaaattcTGCAACACTGCAACAGTTTTCAAGCAAATGTTGATTGAAACCTTTACTTTTACTCGTCATTATTGACCTTAACTCCCAGCTCACATAAACTGTGCATCCCTTATGTGATGGATAGTTAGGAAGTAATAAGTGTAACACATAGTCTTTtccctagaaaaaaaaacgaacagttTATGTGTACTAAAATCATGACAATTCATACCATTCTTCAAGTCTTACGTTTATTACGAGAAGGCAGTCGAAAATGGTTTGCTGATCGTTTAACGGCAATATTGAATAAGAATATTGAGCATTAGGCGTACTCGTCTCCCGTAATTCcataactaataatttttcttcaaattcagcGAGACAATAATATTTGGTCGCGCCTATTGTACTTCACACGTGAAGTACTCCAACTGTCAAAGTAGCTATTGCACCTCACGCAGCGTTGCCAGATTGTACTAATTTCTCCAAAATGTTTTGTCGTCATGTGGGACGATAGTGTATATAGTAGCCTTCGAATAACGAAGTAATAAAGAACTTGGAGTGCAAGTAGCTTTATAAGTGAAACTCAACATTGTGTAGTTGACCACAGAAGGTAAAATATGTATTTGGAAATGCAATCACAATAGTGAAACTCAGGGTTTcagttttgaataaaaatactaaaatttGTTCGTACAAGGATAACAATGGAATTGACCCTCTGTATCTTCGGGGTAACGGTGACACATTCGTTGATACCATTCTCCGCATGTATCACATTGAACCATGTCCCACTCTTTTGATGGAGTACGGTGCTCAGTTCTTCGACAGTAGCAGTGGACATCGATATGATGAGTCATTTCTACCATAGCCTACCAGTCAAACTTTGTTTGAGATTTATCAAATCTTTACTGATAAGATGGGAATcgtattttttcaacaacaatcCTCTTAATCTGGTGGGCTGCGCACCGACGACCAAAGCTTGTTTGGCGAATTCAAGACTTTCTTCAACCATGTGCCTGATAaagcaaaaaatttaatatatcCCTAACAAGCACTTATTGAAATTACAATTGTATAAACGTACCGTTTCCTAGCATAAGTTTTAACGTGCTCGGCTGAAATCGGGTGGTTCTTGTGTTCCAGCACTGATTTTCTGATTACAAACTTTCCTTCCTCTTTATCATAAACCAAATTAATCCGGACCTGACAATCACATGCCATGGTATTCTGATTTGGTCGTTTATCCAAGGTCGGACGCAATCTACTGCCGGAATTGTTGTGTGGGCAGACGTACTCGACTCTGTAAAACTCAACTTCTGGGTCAAGTTTTCTGTGTACCTGTAGCAtgagatttattattttgaaacattttcaaaaagatcAATAAAGTGAGTTCCCTTGTTTTCCGGTTATTGTATGATTTGACTGTTTGGCAATTGCCGCGGCGCAAATAGACGTGATCCTGTAACCCGATTTCTTTGATGCACTTCAAAATCTCATTGTGACTATCGAAACTCTTCTCTTTGACCATCAACTTAGAGAGATACATTCTCGTAAGAGAGACTGAActgtaataaaaatttctgcattctgttttacttttctttcaaaaacacGCACCCCTCAAAAGTGGCTTGTTAGCGGAGGTTACCTCATCTTCAATAAGGATCCAAGTAATTCTCAGGAGAGACGTCCCTTGCTCCGGACTCCGGAATATGGTGAAAAAGACTCATCATTGAAGTAGCGGCCGACTTGAAAAGGGCGATCAACAAGgacaaattaaaagaaaactcaATACAAAGAATACAACGTAACATGTTCCCTATCATATATTTCTTGTATTCAATCATGTTTGACAGTCAAATATAAGATACGAGCCAGGATATGATTACTAGGTCTAATgtcaatgattgaaatttgCCAAGTATTGAGATGTAAGTGAATGGTGTAGTGAGTTTTTTCCAAGGTTGTGGGACTACTGGTCACCGGGCGCTGCAACATTAATAAACGTAACAGTATGTCGGTAAAGACGAgagaagattttatttttttcgtgtttcaaaaaatttcatcgtGAAAAGTCGAACCAGTCTTGTGTATTTCACGAAGGCGGAGGATCGCGCCAAAACCGACCTGAAACCAAGcgtgatttattttaattttaaaaggcATGTAGCTTCAGTCTTAATGTAATGGTAGCAAAGCTACTAATAAAAAACGGTACAATTATAGAAACTGCTTAATGTTGTTAATGAAAATCTGTTAACATTCATTAACATGAagcttattttcattttactgtAGCAAAGCATAGTGAACACTTGACCTTGTCGTTGTCGAGCGTTGCATAAAACACTGGATCGAATCGTTCTTCGAAAAGGTGATGGGTCAATTACCTGGAATGTAAACTTCGACTTGTTCATGTTCAATGATTCACTTTCGCGTTCACTTAAGCAAACCTACCGTTGTCGCGCCTATTGCCGTTATCACTCAATGCgtgaaatcaaaagaatcaaGACTGTTTAAGCCATAATAACAtctttttcaaagaaagaaCCTAATATGAATCTCCAAGAGAAAATCTAACTGTTCCCAAGGTCTTAAGGATGTCATGTCAATATtgtataagaaaataaaataggaaatgtttcgtatatttcaattcaaattataTTTATACCTAGTTAAGAAACTTGTAACCCAGTCGAACCAGTTGGGCAACCCGCAACAGCATAGACGATTGAGACGAAGAATATTTTgggaaataaaagttaaattgGCAACGCTTCCGTGAAGTGCAATAGCAAGTCTCGACATTGGAGTACTTCACACGTGAAGTACAATAGATTTTACCATAATATTTACAATGATTGAATTTATAAAGAATGATGGACTAGTCTTTTGACAATATTTGTCAGAAACGGAAACTTCGCagttttggtttatttttatttttcacacaCTACTAAATAATTTCTGGTGAAGCCCTAATTGCGTTTTTAAGAATCGCCGGAatagagcaaatcaatgcAATGACGCGTACCCCACCCATGGCAACCTCGCGGGGGCCTAATTATGTGAACATTCACTTTGGACGATGTCGAGATCTTACGGGTTTGGGAGGGTCCCTTAGATTTTAGTCTGTAGTCTTACTCTAGTTTATAATAGTAAAACTTTGTTGTAACAGTGAAATAGGGAATTGAACaggatatttttttatgtatttaatttatttttttgaattcccgtttatttattagaaatgatttaaaactgttgtttacgtttttttgagggaagaacggggagaagagggagaatgggacgaatgggagaGAGGAGGGCGtacggaaaaaaagggaatccacgtttcctcttctcccattcgtcccattctccatTAAGAttaaaccaaatattttttcgtcgcAAAAAATGGGTGTTACAAAAACGCGAAGCGAAACGGCGGAACGCGAAACTCCTAAAACGCGAAACAGTGCTGCGAAacagtcccaaaaattttcgggaCCGTTTCGCAGTTTAGGCGCAAGAGGTCTTACTAAAATGCGAAACCGTAGACGCGAAACAGTCGACGTCAGTGCATTGTTAAAAGTAGTCGTCAAAGTGTCGAACTAGaagctaataaaaaattgaaagtaagttattttttgagtttatttatttaacaacTGATGACAGTGGACTTGGAGACGGTCCGTATTTATAGCAAGAAGGTAAAACCTGCCGGCCATATGGCCAGGGTGAGAAAGCGCAAAGCGGCATACATGCATTCATTGCCTTACTCAttatcaaaatcaattaaCGGCGAATTATCTTGTGTAGAATTGATGCTCAAATAGCTATACCGCCAGTTTAATATCAGAAACTATAACCTATTTATGTCTGAGTCTGTAATTATTGACTTTGTACGAAAATATGTATGAAACCAACAGAATTTGTTACCAAACCCATCTTTGTTATTCAATTACTCTTTGAATCTGTTCAAACTACAATAAACGGTGGAATTCAAGATGttcatattatttatt
This region includes:
- the LOC124338512 gene encoding E3 ubiquitin-protein ligase FANCL-like, giving the protein MELRETSTPNAQYSYSILPLNDQQTIFDCLLVINGKDYVLHLLLPNYPSHKGCTVYVSWELRSIMTSKSKGFNQHLLENCCSVAEFVEKLVLLIKDHTTDSCIIDKDKLRAVDYSNILDDIDKIGWEKLSSVNHDFTEIRLKMYDSLNREHILNVKFNNDLPEFSTEFPRIINFEWHESTSTLIEMYNIFCEETEHYQDFWETMDELDSRCWVLEPENPSRRDTYRKISIAPNVSLKIEVDPNHPRIFPSITWLGSETAVFVFREKILDRVETWNSDFPITTNLERLLEISLPSKQTCEQTAESHEVTCCICYSERLNGEVPSRTCDNSHCGQSFHIYCLYEWLRSLRETIRKQGNKVFGACPYCDQPISCNPPGP